The sequence below is a genomic window from Euwallacea fornicatus isolate EFF26 chromosome 1, ASM4011564v1, whole genome shotgun sequence.
ACGTCTGATTATTAGgaaagaattattttaaatataacaataGCTGTACGAAAAGAAACTGTACACTGAAATTGACCGCATCAAAAAGCATTCGCAAACGCATCCAATCGATCCGCAATTTTGCGCATGTGTTGCTTAGTTATAGCTccttatattataaaaatgtcaTGTACCCATGAGCTGTCATTTAGTGCATAAAGCGTGATTAAGAGATGGATGTTTTCaggcaaaatttcaaaataacaacgttgttttattttaaacagaaaaaagtgCGGCTACAACTAtagaaataattcattttatttcgaGAGATAATTCTATTGGTGCTGCAACTATTAGGAGATGGTTTGAGAAGTTTGTGGCGGAAATTTTTATCTTCAAGGCGATCCACATTTGGGAATAGACAACTTCTAGTCAAACTTTGCTAGTCAAATATTCTtgctaaattgaaaaaaggttATAAAAGAGTTGAGAACAACTCAATAAGCAATTTCAGTTCGATTACATATAATgagaacaattaaaaagaaaggaaaatagTTTCTTCACGAGCCAACCGAAGATAACAAAAATCGAAGGAATATATATCGACAAAAAACAGATAATTTTCTGCACAAAATTGTTTTGAGATAAAAAGTGTATACCGTATGACAATCCTAAAAGCAAAAAAGGATGGGTTGATATAAGCCAACCATATAGATCAGGTCCAAAACCAAACACTTATGccaagaaaattttactatGTATCTGGTGAGATAGGAAGGGAGTCGTTTACTACGAGCTTCGAAAACTTATTTAAGCTATTGCAGCTTAACGTTATCAGACCTCAATGATTAAATTACGGGAAGTTCTACGGGAAAAAAGCCCATTTCCGAGCcacaaaagtggaaaagtgATATAGCTGCAGAACTATACTCAACTGGATACAGCAAACCAACCCAGGCACTCATTCTATCCTTACGCTGGGGAGTTCTCCAACATTCTGTGTATTCTCCAAACTTAGCTCCATCCAACTTCCACTTATTAAGATCTCATTTAGCTGACCATCAATTCGCTAAAGTTGAAGATGTTGGAAAATGGTTCGATAattattttcctcaaaatcaTTAAGCTTCTATCATGAATGCATCCATCATGCCAATATACCCAATAAATGACAAAAGGTGATAGAtaataaaggaaattattttgattattaacaTTGCCAATGAGTATGTTTTTAACAAAccttaatttcaccaaaaaatgtGCAGTTTCTATTTGTACacctaataatttaaattaaattaaaataaatattaaaataaaatggttgTATAATTTAAGTGACTCATAAACACAGAATCTAGCGTGTTATAGAGGGTTCTACTGTAGTCATTTTAATACCTAAGATGATGTTATGTATCATCCATATCAACAATGCAATTTTTGGGTATTAATTCCATCAATCTGGCATGAGCCTTTAACGTCGAATCTTCGTTCGATGATTCTATTGTCAGTTTAACTTTGTAAACACTAAAACACGAATTTCACTCAAGAGAGAACtcattttttctgaatttaacaTTCTCTTGCAACACCTTACCATACCGACCTGTTAAATAATTTCGGATAACACCCAAAACGCACATCTGGAAACTGATCCACAACCTGCTGCAATTGGGTCACAATCTTATGTTCTGGCAAGTTGCAGAACACGCACCTGTTATAAAATCGATTTGCACATTGAAACAGTATCGGGCCTACTTCCAAAATTGTCTTCTGCAGTAATTCTGGTATACCTGGGAACATGTATACATTCTTTATCGAAACCATCGGATAGGCTAAATCACTGCCCGCGATTGTCTTGTAGTTCAATATTGATGATTTAGGAatctaaaaaagaaaaatatatgaacCCTAAAAAGTATTAAGATTAAAGTAATGTGATATCTACATACATAAGCAAGTTTCATACCAGC
It includes:
- the LOC136342429 gene encoding FAD synthase-like isoform X2, translating into MDLKFFNRIVLGPIRNFSRSNSRFQRKPNITTAGIVGDEILKGEVLDSNSRFLAKELHKLGLQLRKISIIPDDVEMISNEVQSFSKKYDFVLTTGGIGPTHDDVTYEGVALAFDKPLYLHPELKDICSEFYKTEDLSDAGMKLAYIPKSSILNYKTIAGSDLAYPMVSIKNVYMFPGIPELLQKTILEVGPILFQCANRFYNRCVFCNLPEHKIVTQLQQVVDQFPDVRFGCYPKLFNSVYKVKLTIESSNEDSTLKAHARLMELIPKNCIVDMDDT
- the LOC136342429 gene encoding FAD synthase-like isoform X1, producing the protein MDLKFFNRIVLGPIRNFSRSNSRFQRKPNITTAGIVVIGDEILKGEVLDSNSRFLAKELHKLGLQLRKISIIPDDVEMISNEVQSFSKKYDFVLTTGGIGPTHDDVTYEGVALAFDKPLYLHPELKDICSEFYKTEDLSDAGMKLAYIPKSSILNYKTIAGSDLAYPMVSIKNVYMFPGIPELLQKTILEVGPILFQCANRFYNRCVFCNLPEHKIVTQLQQVVDQFPDVRFGCYPKLFNSVYKVKLTIESSNEDSTLKAHARLMELIPKNCIVDMDDT